In Methanofollis sp., the following are encoded in one genomic region:
- a CDS encoding glycosyltransferase, whose protein sequence is MVTAKKYDSHVLESFASRIIEVPDFANDYLNSNENTAGWIEETFAKHFENKSTPDIVLIGGWPFFASIPFFRRNGLKVIFMDCGAVPLDGFTGGALAVQEKLRGLRKRFLPETSLVIGISDYIVQSQSKIDTNGDVPVQTILLGADHLDLPVWGSKELLLEESPGYATDIVDSLRSQGKKLILSLGRWEPHCYKNSEAMFDIMRQIRDGAPECTLLILADPHAVEIPPDLQRSIIPIGFPDDSELKKVMTLVDLGISPSLWEGFNLPIVEMQWSGRPVLAFHIGAHPEVILDPWYLCTDNTDMVVKAGEILNGHDIEVSRRELLFERFRTLFRWNRTIEEYDEVIRDLMADGAGREAKSLTIIVDVTNAVRDPANSGVIRVTRRMCKELQGYLDPVFVVWDPESDCYILPKRSEFRQLAEFNGPLLKDESRLSPDDQSITLDEYLPLPGGTSWLLFTETVAETSARTARRYARNKGIRLAALFYDAIPVLCPDFCTDPVTRTNHRHYMTGISECDVVIPISYYSSQCLREFWKDNTIEGCDVMPNLLPGEFGGAPRTRKIPEFETKSIDILCVSTLEPRKNHKKLIQACLLLQEKYPDLDWNLTLVGNRYAGAFDIAEYIQSISLDNPRINWQGVVDDATLHTLYERSSFTVYPSVIEGFGMPILESLWHGKPCICYNKGVMAELAGDGGCLTTDVTDENALSDTIYRLSTDKELFLKLSRYAVTRKIKSWDDYILELLSILVSKSANTCPSLSYPESVAPIGPQNWEDILYPDCLCEHWQMNHSERLALTALLSRHKPRCSIEVGTYMGGSLSLISQYSHTVFSIDIDPTIPERFGKFKNVGFFTGPSQIVLPLLLKELDREQIPVDFLLIDGDHSAEGIKQDIESVLSYVPKKPLFVVMHDSFNPECRRGMLDVRWEKSPYVHWVDLDFIPGRIVEAEGPSQGEMWGGLALAYLKPVIRHGSLQVNLSANRTHEILRKCRK, encoded by the coding sequence ATGGTTACGGCAAAGAAGTATGATAGTCATGTTCTGGAAAGTTTTGCTTCTCGGATTATAGAAGTTCCCGATTTCGCAAATGATTATTTGAATTCGAATGAAAATACCGCCGGATGGATCGAGGAAACTTTTGCCAAACACTTTGAGAACAAATCGACGCCCGATATTGTTCTTATTGGAGGCTGGCCATTTTTTGCATCTATCCCTTTTTTTAGAAGAAACGGGCTGAAAGTCATATTCATGGATTGCGGTGCGGTACCCCTCGATGGCTTTACAGGGGGTGCTCTGGCAGTCCAGGAGAAATTACGTGGTTTACGGAAACGTTTCCTCCCGGAGACTTCGCTGGTCATAGGCATTAGTGACTATATCGTTCAATCTCAGTCAAAGATAGACACGAATGGTGACGTTCCTGTTCAAACGATATTATTGGGTGCGGATCATCTTGATTTACCGGTCTGGGGCTCGAAAGAACTTCTTCTGGAAGAGTCGCCGGGGTATGCAACAGATATAGTCGATTCTTTAAGGTCTCAGGGAAAAAAACTCATTTTATCTCTGGGTCGATGGGAGCCTCATTGCTACAAAAATTCTGAGGCGATGTTTGATATAATGCGCCAAATCCGGGATGGCGCCCCTGAATGCACATTGCTTATCCTCGCTGATCCTCATGCTGTGGAGATACCTCCTGATCTCCAGAGATCAATAATCCCTATCGGTTTTCCCGATGATTCGGAGTTAAAAAAAGTAATGACTCTGGTTGATTTGGGCATTAGCCCGTCCCTGTGGGAAGGATTCAATCTCCCGATCGTGGAGATGCAGTGGTCTGGTCGTCCGGTTCTTGCGTTTCATATCGGGGCGCATCCAGAGGTGATTCTTGATCCGTGGTACCTCTGTACGGACAATACCGACATGGTTGTCAAAGCCGGTGAGATCCTGAACGGCCATGACATTGAAGTTTCCAGACGAGAGTTATTGTTCGAGAGATTCCGCACACTTTTCCGGTGGAATCGTACTATTGAGGAGTACGATGAGGTTATAAGGGATCTCATGGCAGATGGTGCAGGACGCGAGGCAAAATCTCTTACTATAATTGTGGATGTAACAAACGCTGTCAGAGACCCTGCGAATTCGGGTGTCATTCGCGTTACTCGACGAATGTGTAAAGAACTTCAGGGATATCTGGATCCTGTTTTTGTTGTATGGGATCCGGAATCTGATTGCTATATTCTACCGAAAAGATCCGAATTCAGGCAGTTGGCAGAATTTAACGGGCCTCTCCTCAAAGATGAAAGCAGACTCTCTCCGGATGATCAGAGTATCACGCTTGATGAATATCTTCCATTGCCGGGCGGTACGTCCTGGCTTCTGTTTACCGAAACTGTCGCCGAGACCTCAGCACGCACCGCCCGCCGATACGCACGAAATAAAGGCATCAGGCTGGCGGCACTATTTTATGACGCTATTCCCGTCTTATGCCCGGATTTCTGTACCGACCCGGTCACCCGGACGAATCATCGCCACTATATGACCGGCATTTCTGAATGTGACGTCGTGATTCCTATTTCGTATTATTCTTCCCAATGCCTGAGGGAATTCTGGAAGGATAATACTATCGAAGGCTGTGACGTCATGCCGAATCTGCTTCCCGGGGAATTTGGAGGAGCACCTCGAACACGAAAAATCCCCGAATTTGAAACGAAATCTATCGACATACTCTGTGTCTCGACATTGGAACCTCGAAAAAATCATAAAAAACTCATTCAAGCATGTCTTTTACTGCAGGAGAAGTATCCCGATCTCGACTGGAATCTCACCCTTGTAGGCAATCGATATGCAGGAGCATTCGATATTGCGGAGTACATACAGTCGATCTCTCTGGATAACCCTCGTATCAACTGGCAGGGGGTTGTCGATGACGCCACGCTGCACACTCTCTATGAAAGATCATCATTCACGGTTTATCCCTCTGTCATCGAGGGATTTGGAATGCCGATCCTTGAAAGTCTCTGGCATGGAAAACCCTGTATTTGCTATAATAAAGGGGTTATGGCAGAACTTGCCGGGGATGGCGGATGCCTGACGACAGATGTAACCGATGAAAATGCCCTATCTGATACGATATATCGCCTGAGCACTGATAAGGAGTTGTTCCTTAAACTCTCTCGATACGCTGTGACACGGAAAATAAAATCATGGGATGATTATATCCTTGAACTGCTATCAATTCTTGTGTCGAAGTCTGCAAACACATGCCCATCTCTATCGTATCCTGAGTCTGTAGCGCCGATAGGTCCCCAAAACTGGGAAGATATCCTTTACCCCGACTGTTTATGCGAACACTGGCAAATGAACCATTCTGAAAGGCTGGCCCTGACTGCTCTGCTCTCCCGGCATAAACCCCGTTGTAGTATAGAGGTAGGGACCTATATGGGTGGAAGCCTGTCCTTGATATCACAGTATTCGCATACGGTATTCTCCATAGATATTGACCCGACTATTCCGGAAAGGTTTGGAAAGTTTAAAAATGTCGGTTTCTTTACCGGCCCCTCGCAAATTGTTCTGCCGCTCTTATTGAAAGAGCTGGATCGTGAGCAAATTCCTGTTGATTTTCTTCTTATTGACGGTGATCACTCCGCTGAGGGTATAAAACAGGATATTGAGTCTGTACTCTCTTATGTCCCTAAAAAACCTCTTTTTGTCGTTATGCACGATAGTTTTAATCCTGAGTGTCGTAGGGGGATGCTGGACGTACGCTGGGAGAAATCCCCCTATGTCCATTGGGTGGACCTCGATTTTATCCCTGGCAGAATCGTTGAGGCAGAGGGTCCGTCACAGGGAGAGATGTGGGGGGGACTAGCGTTAGCGTACCTTAAGCCTGTTATTCGTCACGGTTCGTTGCAGGTCAACCTCTCGGCAAACAGAACGCATGAGATCCTCCGGAAATGTCGGAAATAG
- a CDS encoding methionine biosynthesis protein MetW, whose product MDENTFEIRDGEIDVEKIMERIRETIRRRKEAGLYPPEPVSAAFPQSQAGGEKESEVARDIVYLSDNWNIQNTGYFISSHRPFTGKFLVKGRELVHGEVRRYVEPVFWRQSEFNGSAVRVFNDVNVRLAGLESRLNPDGAFIKTVRDGVTGQVLDVLNQVRAEVRGEVGGQIQQTEVELRDEISSVQRQTGTEVRKIVAGMKSDIKAVMQECLRREDEEIRSEISSVNDAVARMKIEMESLIEEKVRERLAEMDADIRDRAGLARVLEQRISISNASREGAGISGASESPDGAGLNYFVFEERFRGSRQEIKERQASFIPYFEGRKNVLDIGCGRGEFLELAQEHGVGARGVDIDDTMVHFCRSKGLDVEKVDAISYLENLEDRSLDGIFIDQVVEHLEPAYLVRLLELCCMKLQYGYYLVAETVNPLSFVSLANFYIDMSHVRPVHPETMTFLFGVAGFREIETQFSSPVPEEWRLHIFPNLDGANDENKAFFESYNHTIDRLNGILYGAQDYAVIGKK is encoded by the coding sequence ATGGACGAGAACACCTTTGAGATCCGCGACGGCGAGATCGACGTCGAAAAGATCATGGAGAGAATCCGGGAGACCATCAGGCGGCGGAAGGAAGCAGGGCTTTACCCACCTGAACCAGTCTCTGCCGCATTCCCTCAAAGTCAGGCGGGGGGAGAGAAAGAATCTGAAGTCGCCCGGGATATTGTATATCTCTCCGACAACTGGAACATCCAGAACACCGGTTACTTCATCAGTTCGCACCGGCCATTTACGGGAAAATTCCTGGTGAAGGGGCGGGAACTCGTCCACGGGGAGGTGCGGCGGTACGTGGAACCGGTGTTCTGGAGGCAGAGCGAGTTCAATGGGAGTGCCGTCCGGGTCTTCAATGACGTGAATGTGCGGCTTGCAGGCCTGGAATCCCGGTTGAACCCGGACGGTGCATTTATCAAGACGGTGAGGGATGGTGTCACAGGGCAGGTTCTCGACGTCCTCAACCAGGTCCGGGCCGAGGTCCGGGGTGAGGTCGGAGGCCAGATCCAGCAGACCGAAGTCGAACTCCGGGACGAGATCTCCTCTGTCCAGAGGCAGACCGGGACCGAGGTGCGGAAAATTGTTGCGGGAATGAAGAGCGATATCAAGGCGGTCATGCAGGAGTGTCTGCGGCGTGAGGATGAGGAGATCAGGTCCGAGATCTCTTCTGTCAACGATGCCGTCGCCCGGATGAAGATCGAGATGGAATCCCTCATCGAAGAAAAAGTCCGGGAGAGGCTCGCCGAGATGGATGCCGACATCAGGGACAGGGCCGGTCTTGCCCGCGTCCTTGAGCAGCGGATCTCGATCTCGAATGCCTCCAGAGAGGGTGCAGGCATCTCCGGGGCCTCTGAAAGTCCTGATGGGGCCGGCCTGAACTACTTCGTCTTCGAGGAACGTTTCCGCGGCTCACGGCAGGAGATCAAGGAGCGGCAGGCGTCCTTCATCCCCTATTTTGAGGGCCGCAAGAATGTCCTGGACATCGGTTGCGGCAGGGGGGAGTTCCTTGAACTGGCACAGGAGCACGGGGTCGGTGCCCGGGGTGTCGACATCGATGATACGATGGTGCATTTCTGCAGGTCGAAGGGGCTGGACGTCGAAAAAGTCGACGCGATATCATATCTCGAAAACCTCGAAGACCGGAGCCTCGACGGCATCTTCATCGACCAGGTCGTCGAGCACCTTGAACCTGCCTACCTCGTCCGTCTCCTTGAACTCTGCTGTATGAAACTCCAGTACGGGTATTACCTCGTCGCCGAAACGGTGAATCCCCTCTCATTTGTTTCACTGGCCAACTTCTATATCGACATGAGCCACGTGCGGCCTGTCCACCCTGAAACCATGACGTTTCTCTTCGGGGTTGCCGGATTCAGGGAGATCGAAACACAGTTCTCCTCGCCGGTACCTGAGGAATGGAGGCTGCACATTTTTCCCAATCTGGACGGTGCAAATGACGAAAATAAGGCTTTCTTTGAGTCTTATAATCATACTATTGATAGACTGAACGGGATCCTGTACGGGGCTCAGGACTACGCGGTGATAGGAAAAAAATAA
- a CDS encoding glycosyltransferase family 4 protein, with the protein MGKKIVICCNVYPPYFVGGAELIAHAQAKVLHDLGHTVAIFTGDIQARHERHSLRREDYDGLTVYRVCLTSEDYHQGQINFFHKKIEDHFKAFLDEFLPDVVHFHNLIGLSVGLIHIARQKGIRTVLTLHDHWGFCFKNTLLKNDGEICHDYSRCKDCMPFISDTGGMGIPISMRQDFISLQFQDVDALISPSEYLARAYIRAGAPESKFNVVWNGIDVQRFTRIPKTENRGRVRFTFIGYFGRHKGIHVLLDALPFLGDTDRYRVNLVGEGEILEDCKKKVRHLGLKSSVKFWGKIKNIEDAYRETDVLILPSVWPENQPVTITEAMATKIPVIASRLGGTPELVEDGNTGSLFEAGNAQELAQKMLEFISNPDRIQKFGNAGYHKIVPYTLQNQVETLLSIYNAQPSEQAEQPENEVLVACVGRRMDSHCLQAMNVVSRNPRNARYHFVMGDWLQEDHYRRVKVLWVVDPDVDLNAVAVGLMHTVPLLVPENNELLMKVCISGNCGLYYRDALDAEACLEYLAENESDRRVLGCNGFRMHRKGNL; encoded by the coding sequence ATGGGAAAAAAGATCGTTATCTGCTGTAACGTCTATCCCCCTTATTTTGTTGGGGGGGCCGAGTTAATTGCACATGCACAGGCAAAAGTATTACACGATCTCGGTCATACTGTGGCCATCTTTACGGGGGATATTCAGGCCCGTCATGAAAGGCATTCGCTGAGGCGGGAAGACTACGATGGCTTAACCGTCTACAGGGTTTGCCTCACATCCGAAGACTATCACCAGGGCCAGATTAACTTTTTTCATAAAAAGATCGAAGATCACTTCAAGGCGTTCTTAGATGAATTTCTACCCGATGTTGTACATTTTCATAATCTTATCGGGCTTTCTGTCGGACTTATTCATATCGCCAGACAGAAGGGCATACGGACGGTACTAACCCTCCACGATCACTGGGGATTTTGTTTTAAAAACACGCTCCTGAAAAACGATGGAGAGATCTGCCATGACTATAGCCGCTGCAAGGACTGCATGCCATTTATCTCCGATACGGGAGGGATGGGTATTCCTATCAGCATGCGGCAGGATTTTATCTCGCTTCAATTCCAGGATGTTGATGCACTCATTTCTCCGAGTGAGTACCTTGCTCGTGCGTACATCCGTGCCGGGGCGCCGGAATCTAAATTTAATGTCGTATGGAACGGAATTGACGTTCAACGTTTCACGCGCATACCGAAAACTGAGAACCGTGGACGAGTGAGATTTACTTTTATTGGATATTTTGGCAGGCATAAAGGCATTCATGTTCTTCTGGATGCACTGCCGTTCCTTGGGGATACAGATCGATACAGAGTCAATCTTGTTGGTGAAGGGGAGATACTGGAGGATTGTAAGAAAAAAGTACGGCATCTGGGGTTAAAGAGTTCGGTGAAATTCTGGGGAAAGATCAAGAATATTGAGGACGCGTATCGGGAAACTGATGTCCTTATCCTCCCATCGGTCTGGCCGGAGAATCAACCGGTCACGATCACCGAAGCGATGGCCACAAAAATACCTGTTATTGCTTCTCGTCTTGGGGGCACACCTGAACTCGTGGAGGACGGAAATACCGGATCTCTCTTTGAGGCGGGTAATGCACAGGAATTGGCTCAGAAGATGTTAGAGTTTATTTCAAACCCCGACAGGATTCAGAAATTTGGGAACGCGGGTTATCACAAAATTGTGCCATATACGCTCCAGAACCAGGTCGAAACGCTTCTCTCCATCTATAATGCTCAGCCCTCTGAGCAAGCAGAACAACCCGAGAACGAAGTGCTCGTTGCATGTGTTGGACGCCGTATGGATTCGCACTGCCTCCAGGCAATGAATGTGGTATCAAGGAATCCTCGGAACGCCCGCTATCATTTTGTCATGGGCGACTGGCTCCAGGAAGATCACTATCGTCGCGTGAAGGTTCTCTGGGTCGTGGATCCCGACGTGGACCTGAATGCTGTCGCTGTCGGTCTCATGCATACGGTGCCTCTTCTCGTGCCTGAGAATAATGAGTTGCTGATGAAGGTGTGCATATCAGGGAACTGTGGTCTCTACTATAGGGATGCTTTAGACGCGGAGGCATGTCTTGAATATCTCGCCGAAAATGAGTCGGATAGGCGGGTTCTGGGGTGTAACGGTTTCAGGATGCATCGTAAAGGGAATTTATAA